The genomic interval GGCTTTTATCCTGGCCTGCCTATCAATACCATCCACATAAGCAAGCGTGATATCATTCCGGCCAACCTTATAAAGGTCTACATTCACTACTACTGCGTATTGACCGGAAGATGCGGGACGGTGAAAGATATTCTGCCCAAGATTTTCTCCTGCACCGGAGCCTTTTCCACGTCCTTCAGGCACATATTTGGCGTGGAAGTATGATTCTGTCCGTGTATTATCAGGACATCCCACAACCCAGCCAAACTCAATGGCTGATTTGCGGGAAAGTGATTTTGTCCCGGCCCATCCTGTAAGCATTATCCCTTCGCAATCATCAATGATACATTTAAAGAGTATTTTATCTAAGATAAAAGGATCCTTTTTATTCTGTCTTTCAGCTTCCGTATATTCATTTAAAGACATGACATCTTTCTCGTACTCTGCATCAAATTTAATTCTATTTGCGTTGAAAATATCGCAGCCCTTGCATAAGGGAAGGTTATTTGATTTTGCCTCCATAAACAAATGTTCTGCCTGAATATGCTTGAACATGTCACCGGAAACGGCATTGACCGTATGATTCTTGCCTGTTGCATCCACAATTTCAACCATCCGCGTCATCATGGTGTTTCCTTCGCTGCCTTCATTGTTAAGGGCGTGCATGTTCATCGTTACAATGCCTGAAATACTTAAAGAGTGCAGTTTCATAATTATTTACCCTCCTTGTTTGTTATCGTTGGATTATCGGTTTCAATCTTTGGCGCTCTTGCGTAGCCATAGGCCAAAAGAAGCATACCGACTAGTTCACTCTGGTCTTTCCCGTTATTTTCAATAAGAGATATTACCTGATCAAGGTCTTCTTTTGAAACGGTATGATATTTACCTTCAAGCCTGTTTGTAACTTCCCAGTTATAATCCTGAACAAACTCGGCCAACACCGGGACGAATTCTTTTGCCCCACCTTTAATTTTTTGCTTCCATTTTTGGGCTAGACCGAAACGTACATCCCATTTCTTGTTGTTTTGTTGCTGTAACCACAGGGCTGTTATAGTAGCATTTCTAATAGCCCAGGCAACACTTAAGAATCCCGTATTTTCTACAATCTCTTTCATTCCATATCCCCTTTCAAAAAGTATCGTTAGATTTTCAGTAGAAAATTCTTTTACCCCTTCTTTTTTACCTCGTTTTTCCATAGTATGGACTGCAAATTTCGCCAAAAAATCAAGCAGGTCTGACACGCTACCAGTTGTAAGCCATTTTCTGTATTGCTGGAGAATGGGAACATCGCCGGAATGGGTTTCATTCAGAGAGCCAAGACATCCAGGTTTTTTCTGAGCATAGTCTCCGATATGCTCCCTAATTATTTCGATAAACGCAATTGCATCATCTTTATTTTCAATGCGAAACCAGTTTGGAATAGGCAAAAATGCATCATTCATCAAGGCTGCCGCTGTTCCCATGCTTTTGAAATATGCTTGCCGCAATCCTCTTATAACCTCAGCAGGTCTACGTCCGCGCAAACTGATCTTTCCCATAGTATCTTGTACAACATCCGAATGTATTATCAGTTCTTCAGCCAGACGCAATGTGGCCTCTATGTCAAGCCTTATTCCACCCCACAGCCTCAGATCGAGAAGTTTTCCCCTGAGCATAGACAGCGCCTTCGGCCCTATTTCGGCAGGCTCAATGACAAAGAGTTTAAAATCGTCGCCATTACGGTAAGGGAGCATTGCAGCAGAAGCCCCTCTAAATTTCATCCACTCGGCGAAAGGTTCTACGACTTCACTATTGATAGCGCTAGGTGATTTGTAAATGGTCTTGGTTGCATGCAAACCTTTTCCTGATGAAGGATTAAAAAACTGGCTGTTGCTTACTTTAGGTATTTCAACCTGTTCAAGGCGATCCAACCGATTGAGGCGTTCAAGCCATACTAGTTCAGATTGAACCCATTTAAGGACTTTTTCAGGATTTTGAATCACCCATAGATAGACGTCTTTATCGGAACTCCAGCCTTTTCGCATTGACTCAAGGATTGCCGAAGGACCGTATTCGCGATTAACGCTTTCAACTGGAGATAAGCCTTGCTCTTCAAGTGCTTTGTTTAATGCTTCTTTTTTCTTTTTACTACCCTTTTCCTTTGCTTTTACCCGGCCTTGTTCCTCCTCATAATCCAGCACCATAGTACCCTGTGGTTTTTCCTTTTCCTTGCTTTTTCGCCAAATGTAGTAAAACCCGGGAGACGGTGGTCTCCATTGTACATCAGGCACATCCGATGAATACTCAATTTTAAAATGAGTTCCCCTATCTTGGATAATTGTTCCAACCCCGGCTACTTCTTCAAGTAGGCCTGCGGTGCCTATGGCTCTTAAGGAATCGGCATAAGTCCCCGTTCCTTTTGGAATTTCCACAACCTTCATCCCTCTCCTCCTTTCTGGCTTCTTTGGTCTGCCAGCCTGAGCCTTCTTACGAGAAATACATAAAGAGGCCACAACCCGGTATCTTCGCTGTTTGGACCACTAAAAATTAAAAGATCGTCTTGAAAACTACGTTGGGTTAGTTTATCGGGGTTGTCAGTCAATGCAATGCCCTCAATAGAGGATGGCAATGTTTCACTGACCCATTTCTTTGTGTCGTTAATAAGCCTAAAGTCTTCCAGCGATGCCGTAAATGCCCCATGATGTCTTGCTATAGCTGTCCAGGTTACAACTGCATTAACACCAAAATTATCTCTCAACCACCCTGCCACTGAATATGCGCCTTCAGAAGCATGAGGCGGCTGTTTAGGAAACTTTTTCTTATTTTCAAAATCCATGTCTGGCGCGTAATCTGAATGAGCAAGGGGCTCGCCAGTCAACATCTGAGGGTTCTTGTGCTGCTGCCACTTTCTTACAGCCTCCTGCCACTTCATGGAGAGCTTTCCCACATCGTGTAGGGCGCAACAGACATCAGCCAGTGTTTCCAATTGGTTGGCTGACATTTTATATCGTTCGGCCAGTCGTGTTGCTGCATAGCTATAAAAAGGCTTCATTGCCCGGCACGCTGCAACTACTCTTTGAACATGCTCCCGGTAAGTTTCATAACTGATTTTGTACCGGGGAATAAGCGGCCTATCGAAGTATCTGATCTCTTCGTGACACCCCTTTACACCGATTTTCAAGCCAACGTCAGGGGAATAAGAAGCAAACTCCGGATTTATAACGACAAGCCATGAAGCGTTTCTGATCTGGTCTTTTGAAGTAATTCGTTCCCATCCGAAGGATGTCTCGGTTTCGTCTATAATATTGGCATTTTCAATAGGATACCACGCAACCGTTTCCCCAAAGTCACGGCATTCTTCAAAAAACGGAGAAAGCTTATAAAGGCTCGAACGGGGAACTGACAGCATCCTCGGCCATTTGTTTTTATCAAATCTCAAAACTGAAGGGTCGTTACAGATAACCACATTTATGGAAGCCACGTCCCGCACCAATTCTCTGACGGCAACTTCGTTGCGTCCGTCCATAGCCTCGTGAATCTTGGTTTTTAAAGAGTATTGATTTTGCCGGTAGGATTCCAGATGCCTTTCCTCAATGTTCGAATGCACCTTATCAAGTCTTTCAAGCTCTGAGTTAAAATCAAGGATTGCGCCATCCGACGGCAGCCGTTCCAGAACCTCTCTGGTACCTGAAATCAAGGCCTTATGGTCGTTCTCTCGATAGGGACCAAAATCAGGCAGGCCTTTTTCATTTGTTAGTAATTCATAAATCCAGACAGTTCCAATGCCACGCACACCTTCATATCTTGCACAACGCCCGGCACGCTGTATAATGCTGTTCAGAGGGGCAATTTCTGTATGCAGGTTGTCCGCAGAAATATCTATACCTGCCTCAACAACCTGCGTGGTTACCAGGATTACATTCGTTTTAGTGGCTTCTTTTCCAAACCAACCCTTGAGTTTATCTTCTACCTTTTTTCGATCTTCTGAGTAAAACCTGCTATGAAGCAAGAAAACAGTGGTGTTGCTACCTTCCAGGCGTTTCGCCATTTCTTCGTAAATATTCTGCGCCCTCGTAACGGAGTTGAGGATAATGATAGAACGGTTACCATTATGATGATCAAGGATATCGTTAATCGTGAGTGGTCTGTTTATCCAGCGGTACGCACGTTTTTTTTCTTTGTGAGATGGCAAACTCATTACTTCATCAGGAGTTAGACTGACAAACTGTCCTCCCAGTATCTCTTTTAATAAATCCAGACTCTTCGTCGTAAGTGTAGCCGTCATGATGACAAACTGGGAAAATGGTTTAAGCCTGTCCAGCATTTCTACGGCCGTTCTCATTGCTTTATCGGACTCCAAAAGGTGGAATTCATCAAATACAATCAAACTCCCAAGCAATGCTCCGGCATTGATATTCCCAACTCTCTGCGGAAGAGAGACAGGACAATTAAGGTAAGAGGAAAGGCACTGGTCAACGGTTGTAAATATTACATCGCCTTCAAAAAAGGGATCGTCCTTTTGTTCACCGGTTTGTATTGTGATTACAAGTTCGCCTTTTTCACCCCTACGGGCATTTGGATCACACACTACCCTGAAACCACTTTTGCAACACGCTACCGTTTCAGCGTAAAGGGTAGTAGCTAATGTTCGAAGCGGCAAGACATAAATTAATCTATCAACAAACGTCGTGCCTTGTTTTTTTGCCCAAAGATACGGCAAAATAGCAGCCCATGTTTTCCCGCTGCCAGTAGGAGCGCGGAGAAAAATATTTCTGCCATCAAGAAGACGTTGTGCAACTTCTTCCTGATAAGGATAGGGGGCAAGTCCTTTATTGCTCATTAATTGATCGAAAAGTATTCTCAAGAAAAAATCTTTCCCAAAGTGTTTTTTAATTCATCTAAAACCCGGTCACTATCTGGTAACTCTCTCAAATGGCTACCTAAAGATGGTTTCCAATTTTCTTTTACTTGTTCCACCCCATGAAAAAAAGAATCAATTCTCTTGAATTCAATTTCTTTGAGTTTGCATTTCTTTTCAAAAAGTAATGCAATTTCCTTAAATCTTAAACTCTCTGAACAAAAAATGGACAAATACCACAGGTCGTAATAATCGCGGGGCCATCCCCGCTGCAAAATGGTACGAAGCTTTTCCGCATATATCTCTTCGATACTATAACTTTGAATTTTTGCCGTGATATCTTTTGAATCAGAGTATAAATGGAAAATATTCTTTGAAACTGGAGGGGACAATATTGGTTCTCTTAGTGAAATATCGATCTTAATAGATGTCCTCCATCTTTCAGGAGGAACTATCTTGTCCCTATGTTTAGCTCCCCAAAAAGGGATTTTGAATTCATATCCCATTAACCGATCATTAGATTGCATATTTTTAATCTGAATAGGCCCAAATAAAATTCCTGCATTTTGGTAAATTATGTCATGTATTATCTCAAGTTCTTTTTTTATTTTTTCTCGCTCAACCTCTATTAGGCCAGAAAAATCAAGGTCTTCAGAAAATCGGAAATGTTTGAAATAAAGCTTGCGCAGGCAAGTTCCACCTTTAAAACGAAAGCACTCTTTAAAAAGACTGCGATTGTATAGCCCATTAAGATAGTGCCCAAGCACCCAGTCTTTATCTACTGTTTCTATAGGAACTCCCCATTCTACTGATTTTTTACTTAACTCCCTAAAAGGAATCATTATAAAGCAGTCCTTGCCATAGCATATATCTCTGATTCTGTATGATTAACGATCAATCGCCACTTTTTCAGATGTTTACCCTCAGCCGAAGACAGAGGGTCGAGTAACGTATACTTAGGCAATAGAACCTGCGCAGCATTTGCCCGAAAATCTTCGAACCCTTTTAATTCTAATATTTCTGATAAATAGCCTAACCGCTTGATAAGTGTATTGTTCTCCATTTTTAACGCATGGTGCCATAATTTTCCCTTATCTAATCTTTCGTGCGATATAAAGAGACCTTTGACAGCCTCTGTAAAACCCCCAGCATATTCTGGTAAATCGAAACAATCAACAATGGTCTTTTCCATATCAGTGATAAAATAAAAATCCCGACCAACCCATTCTTTTCTAATTCCAAAAAATTTATGCGGGCTTATAGTTATGAATTGGTACCGAACATTGAGTATTTCCTTATTCTGCTTTCTCTTGCTCGTTTGAATATGAACAATGTTAGAAATTTGTTCTGTTAGCCCATAATAATTCAACGCTGAAGAATATGCTATCGCCGATGGTTCTATTAGTCTTGTCCCGATTAAGAACGAATCTACATCCCTATTGGAAAGGATATACTTTCCACGCTCTACCTGAGTAATCAATCCCTTTCGTTTAAGGTTCATTAACAGAGTTGTGCAATTCTTAAATAACCTAAAGGCTTTTATTTCTTTTGTTGAGAAAATAATGTTTCCTTTTTCAGAAAGGAAATTAAACAAATTTTTTTCTTCTACTGATATCCCTTGGGTATAAACACGTCTCATAAGTTACCTTTTATGTAAACATTCCATTGACAAAAACATAATTTAAATTACACAAAAGGGTATATTTTGTCAAACCGCCCTCTTTCTTGTCAACTCTTTTTTTGCGCCATCCACCCACGGATTTCCTGTCCAATTGAATAATGGAACGATTATCTCCAATAAAAATAAACGTTCAAACAGATAAAACCGTTTAAGCAGTTCAAGCCGATTAAGCCGTTCAAGCAGAAAAAGCAGTTCAAACTGTTTAAACCGAGGAAACCGTTCAAGCCGAGTAAACCGTTCAAGCCGTTCAAGCTGAAAAAGCGGTTTAAGCCGTTTGAACGGTTTAAACTGATTAAGCGAATTAAACTGCTGAATCCTTTTTTGTATTCATTTTATTCATGATTTCATCCAGTGTCTCTTTCACACTCTTTCTCTTCGGCATCTTGTACTTGGATCCTTTGTACCTGCTGCCTTTCAGGTGATTCATGAAGTTGTTAATCATTATTGAGATACGCTTGCATTGTTCAATGAGGGGTTTTAATTCATTCTGGTCAATATAGTTCTGATCTCCTGCTATATACAACTGGCATCGTACCTCACCACAAGAACCTTTAGCAATTGATAAAAACTGTATGAATTCCTGGTTGCCGCCCCTTTCATAGCCTTCGGCTATGTTAGACATGATGGAGACAGATGCACGCCGGATCTGGTCTCTGAGGCCGTAGTCTTTTGAGAAGGTACCGTCTTTTGTAATCCCGTAAATCTTGTTTGTTAGTTCTCTTGCTGACTTCCAAACTTCAAGGTCTTCGAAGTACATGTCTGCCTCCTTTTAGAAAATTAAGCCGGTTAAAAATGGTTTAAGCAGTTTAAGCAGTTTAAACCGCTTAGACCGTTCAATCCGATTAAACAGTTTGAGCTGTTCAAGCTGTTTGAATGGTTTCCACAGTTTGAACCACTTCCACATACCCACACCCCATGCTATTATTTTGCCCAAAGCCGCATTCCAGACCGATCCTGATTAATTCTTTTGGGCCGGTTACGGTAAAGGGCTGTAATGTCCCTTTTATATGGATGGGATTCACACTGCCGTCCAATCCCTTCTTGAAGACGGTAAACTGTTTCACAGACTTCCCTTTTGTTTCAAGAAAACAAAATTTCAGAGTTTCTCCCTGATACGGTTTACCAAAGAGGGTCTCGTACTTATGCATAAGGTTTTGATTCAAGAGTTCTTCGTATCCGTTATCACCCGGGAACAAATAAATATCCTGCTGACCCGGAGGCATGGGTTTTTTAATGAAGAGGGGAGATTCTAAGGGTTTTAATGATAAACCGTTTAAACCGTTTAAGCCGTTTAAGCCGTTTAAGCCGTTTAAGCCGTTTAAGCCGTTTAAGCCGTTTGAACTGTTTACGCTGTTTGAACTGCTTGAACCCGTTGTTGTCTCCAACGGATCCGTCAGGGTTTCTACCCGACATACGCTGAATGTTTGTTTGCCAAGCCGCACCTCCTGGCCCTCTCCGAATATACCCTCTATCAAGTGTTGAATGAATTTATCTACGGGTGATGCAATCTGAAAGGAAAGGGTGAAGGGGGAAAGATGAGAGGATTTAAAGGAGAAACCGTTTAAGCCGTTCAAGCCGAGAAAACGGTTTAAACCGTTTAAACCGTTTAAGCGGTTTGAACGGATGATTTTGATAGGACAGTAGAATGATATACCTGAAAAGACAAAGAGCTTAAACCGCTTGTCTTTTTTATAGGCGAAGCCCTGCTGATGAAGCCATTGGGCATAGTCAGGGTTTGACATGGACAGGAAACTATAGATGATGGCCTGTATCTGGTGTTGATAGTTGAAGTCGATGATGCCGGATTTATCTGCCGTGAAGGTTATTTTTATCCTCATAATTAATGACACCAAAACTTGCTCTTGGCTTGTATAGAGATTACAGGAAATAGACAGGAAAATCATTTTTCAAGGGTAGCTGGCTAAGTATAATAGCACTTTACAGGAACAAATCAATACAAAATCATGTTGCTACGTCTTAGAATAAATGCTCCAAAAATGCCCAATTAGTCTCAGAATATTTGAGTCTAATACCCAGCAAATGATTTGAAAAATCTTACCCAGCTACCCCGCCTTTTTTTTATCCTGCGTAAGTATTTCACTTGATTTTTTGTTCACGTTAAGAAAAATACATCGTTTACCCCGTTAGAAAGAAGTTCCGTCCGTAAGGCGGAGTAAAGCCTCATTAAATAGTTTGGAAGGGGTTAAAACCACTTCCAAACTTCCTAACGGCGGTTTACTTCCCAGTTCCCCGTTTTCACGAGGACAAGTTTTGTAAGATTTTTCCGGAACATAAAAAACTCAGGGCAGGAGGACCGAACGTTGGGAAACTTCATCCTCCTGCCCATTTCCCCCCTATACAAAGGAGGCAGTGCGTGAATATTATAGAAAAAATCCACAAGCATGAAAAGCTTATTGCGACAAAACAGAAGCCATGCTTTTGTCCAAAGTGCAAGAGTACCCATGTCAATTTCACCCTTCATGAATGCAGATATCGGTTGTTTCACGTTATTATCGACTCCCTTGTTCATACGATAGAATCTTTCCTGGGACGTTGGAAATGTTCCTTGTGCAAGAAGACGTTTACTTCCTATCCTGAGTATGCGCTCCCTTACAAGCGGTACGTAAAGGATCACTGTCTCTCCTTCAGTCAGGCTTATGTCAAAGATGATACAGAAACCTACCGGAGTGTCTCCTCTGCCATCGGATATACTACCCGAACACAGGAAATAGACAACCGCATGCTTGCCTGGTCAACCGTTTGGAGGTGGCTGCGTTTCTTTGGCTCACTGAAATACACACTCCGCAACGCCTTTGACCTCATCAGGCAGGCCGACCCCAACTCTCCGGTTTTTCGCCAAATGTTTCCCATTTACCACGGAAAGTATAAAAGCAAACAACGAAAAACCTCCCTCGATCAATCGATTCAATTGTTCAGCGCCGAGCCGGAATATCACCGAATTTTTGGGCATTCATTTTTCCCCGAACTGGCAACAAAAAGCGGCTGGTCTTGAGTTACAATCACCTCCACACTTAAAAAAGGAGGTGAATTATGAAATCGAAAGACGAAAAATGGGCTTTATTCTGGTGCAATCTTCTGCATCCTGTCATCTTCGGTGAGATTGAGAAGGAGCAGACCAACCTTTTTCTGAAAAAACTCTGCCTTCAGGAGGTCGTATTCCCCAACGGAAAGCGGAAAAGACCCACTATCTCTACCCTCAGGAGAAAACTCAACCGCTACCGCAAAGATGGATTTCAATCTCTTGCAAGAAAGGCGAGGAGCGACCGTGGCGCATCCAGAAGGTTTTCTCCTGAAATTATCGACAAAGCCGTTGAACTCAAAAAAGAACAACCACGCCGCAGCGACGATTGCCTCAACCGCTTTCTTGAGAAATACTATGGGAAAACGATCCCCAAATCCACCCTCTACCGCCATCTCAGACTCGCAGGGGCGACCCGGCTCAAACTCGGCGTCTCACAGCAAAAGGTGCGTATACGCTCTTAGCCGTGAGCATACCCACGACCTCTGGATTGGCGACTTCCAGGAAGGCCCTTTCGTGCTCGTTGACGGCGAGGCGCTTCCCACAAACCTCTGTCTCTTTATCGACTGCTACAGCCGTTATGTGGTCGAAGGACGGTATTATCTCAAACAAACCCTCGATATCCTTATCGATTCTCTCATCAGGGCCTGGACTATCCACGGCTCGCCCAAAGAACTCTACCTCGACAATGCCAAGGTCTACCACTCTGACGCCATGCGCTCTGCCTGTTACAACCTCGGCATTAAACTCATCCACAGACCACCACGCGACCCTGCTCCCGGCGGACTGGTCGAACGTTTCTTCGGCACCAGCCAGACACAGTTCGAGTCGGAAGTCCGCTCCGGCGACATTATCACCCTTGATGCCATTAACCAGGCCTTCTCCGCTTACCTTGCCGTTGTCTATCACGCAAGAATCCACTCCGAAACCAATCAATCTCCAAAACAACGCTACGACGAGGGGCTTACCGTCATCCGACACGTCGATATGGACGCCGCTCTTGCCTTCTTCATGAAACGCATCCCCAGAACCGTTGACAGAACCTTTGCCGATGTCCGCATTGATAACCGCTTTTACCGTGTTGACCCCAAACTCAGAGGCGATAAAGTAGAAGTCCGTTACGACCCATACGGCGATCTCAAAAAGGTCTTGATCTATTCCGCAAACGGTGAATACCTCGGCTCGGGAAATCTCTACCTGCGCGACCAGGGCGCTGAAACTCCAGCCGCCTCACCTTCAAAACCAAAACATAATTACCTCGACCTTATC from Candidatus Kuenenia stuttgartiensis carries:
- a CDS encoding CRISPR-associated endoribonuclease Cas6 → MRIKITFTADKSGIIDFNYQHQIQAIIYSFLSMSNPDYAQWLHQQGFAYKKDKRFKLFVFSGISFYCPIKIIRSNRLNGLNGLNRFLGLNGLNGFSFKSSHLSPFTLSFQIASPVDKFIQHLIEGIFGEGQEVRLGKQTFSVCRVETLTDPLETTTGSSSSNSVNSSNGLNGLNGLNGLNGLNGLNGLNGLSLKPLESPLFIKKPMPPGQQDIYLFPGDNGYEELLNQNLMHKYETLFGKPYQGETLKFCFLETKGKSVKQFTVFKKGLDGSVNPIHIKGTLQPFTVTGPKELIRIGLECGFGQNNSMGCGYVEVVQTVETIQTA
- a CDS encoding four helix bundle protein — translated: MYFEDLEVWKSARELTNKIYGITKDGTFSKDYGLRDQIRRASVSIMSNIAEGYERGGNQEFIQFLSIAKGSCGEVRCQLYIAGDQNYIDQNELKPLIEQCKRISIMINNFMNHLKGSRYKGSKYKMPKRKSVKETLDEIMNKMNTKKDSAV
- a CDS encoding nucleotidyl transferase AbiEii/AbiGii toxin family protein, translating into MIPFRELSKKSVEWGVPIETVDKDWVLGHYLNGLYNRSLFKECFRFKGGTCLRKLYFKHFRFSEDLDFSGLIEVEREKIKKELEIIHDIIYQNAGILFGPIQIKNMQSNDRLMGYEFKIPFWGAKHRDKIVPPERWRTSIKIDISLREPILSPPVSKNIFHLYSDSKDITAKIQSYSIEEIYAEKLRTILQRGWPRDYYDLWYLSIFCSESLRFKEIALLFEKKCKLKEIEFKRIDSFFHGVEQVKENWKPSLGSHLRELPDSDRVLDELKNTLGKIFS
- a CDS encoding helix-turn-helix domain-containing protein, coding for MKSKDEKWALFWCNLLHPVIFGEIEKEQTNLFLKKLCLQEVVFPNGKRKRPTISTLRRKLNRYRKDGFQSLARKARSDRGASRRFSPEIIDKAVELKKEQPRRSDDCLNRFLEKYYGKTIPKSTLYRHLRLAGATRLKLGVSQQKVRIRS
- the cas3 gene encoding CRISPR-associated helicase Cas3', with product MRILFDQLMSNKGLAPYPYQEEVAQRLLDGRNIFLRAPTGSGKTWAAILPYLWAKKQGTTFVDRLIYVLPLRTLATTLYAETVACCKSGFRVVCDPNARRGEKGELVITIQTGEQKDDPFFEGDVIFTTVDQCLSSYLNCPVSLPQRVGNINAGALLGSLIVFDEFHLLESDKAMRTAVEMLDRLKPFSQFVIMTATLTTKSLDLLKEILGGQFVSLTPDEVMSLPSHKEKKRAYRWINRPLTINDILDHHNGNRSIIILNSVTRAQNIYEEMAKRLEGSNTTVFLLHSRFYSEDRKKVEDKLKGWFGKEATKTNVILVTTQVVEAGIDISADNLHTEIAPLNSIIQRAGRCARYEGVRGIGTVWIYELLTNEKGLPDFGPYRENDHKALISGTREVLERLPSDGAILDFNSELERLDKVHSNIEERHLESYRQNQYSLKTKIHEAMDGRNEVAVRELVRDVASINVVICNDPSVLRFDKNKWPRMLSVPRSSLYKLSPFFEECRDFGETVAWYPIENANIIDETETSFGWERITSKDQIRNASWLVVINPEFASYSPDVGLKIGVKGCHEEIRYFDRPLIPRYKISYETYREHVQRVVAACRAMKPFYSYAATRLAERYKMSANQLETLADVCCALHDVGKLSMKWQEAVRKWQQHKNPQMLTGEPLAHSDYAPDMDFENKKKFPKQPPHASEGAYSVAGWLRDNFGVNAVVTWTAIARHHGAFTASLEDFRLINDTKKWVSETLPSSIEGIALTDNPDKLTQRSFQDDLLIFSGPNSEDTGLWPLYVFLVRRLRLADQRSQKGGEG
- a CDS encoding type IV toxin-antitoxin system AbiEi family antitoxin domain-containing protein, coding for MNLKRKGLITQVERGKYILSNRDVDSFLIGTRLIEPSAIAYSSALNYYGLTEQISNIVHIQTSKRKQNKEILNVRYQFITISPHKFFGIRKEWVGRDFYFITDMEKTIVDCFDLPEYAGGFTEAVKGLFISHERLDKGKLWHHALKMENNTLIKRLGYLSEILELKGFEDFRANAAQVLLPKYTLLDPLSSAEGKHLKKWRLIVNHTESEIYAMARTAL
- a CDS encoding Mu transposase C-terminal domain-containing protein; translation: MLVDGEALPTNLCLFIDCYSRYVVEGRYYLKQTLDILIDSLIRAWTIHGSPKELYLDNAKVYHSDAMRSACYNLGIKLIHRPPRDPAPGGLVERFFGTSQTQFESEVRSGDIITLDAINQAFSAYLAVVYHARIHSETNQSPKQRYDEGLTVIRHVDMDAALAFFMKRIPRTVDRTFADVRIDNRFYRVDPKLRGDKVEVRYDPYGDLKKVLIYSANGEYLGSGNLYLRDQGAETPAASPSKPKHNYLDLITQKHKSILQAQAKGIDYHQIISERPWPFMAFVQKLALLMGHKGSLSAFSSHELESLKKCYNRIPALNESLLTEAFQNASVKTLPYIIRELQIAYSKKEVS
- a CDS encoding DevR family CRISPR-associated autoregulator, with translation MKLHSLSISGIVTMNMHALNNEGSEGNTMMTRMVEIVDATGKNHTVNAVSGDMFKHIQAEHLFMEAKSNNLPLCKGCDIFNANRIKFDAEYEKDVMSLNEYTEAERQNKKDPFILDKILFKCIIDDCEGIMLTGWAGTKSLSRKSAIEFGWVVGCPDNTRTESYFHAKYVPEGRGKGSGAGENLGQNIFHRPASSGQYAVVVNVDLYKVGRNDITLAYVDGIDRQARIKALLKSVLNTFIKPTGAHRNTQHPHILDFTGIIATSTSTLPAPVLSGLNSNYRDEIKKIAGNLNRTTTGDPIAVTPFDGLGAFSGVMADIICKVQPYGG